One part of the Vicia villosa cultivar HV-30 ecotype Madison, WI linkage group LG6, Vvil1.0, whole genome shotgun sequence genome encodes these proteins:
- the LOC131609429 gene encoding aldose reductase-like, whose product MAKTVKPHEPKTHSFNLLSGHSIPAIGLGTWKSGSEASNSVFTAIVEAGYRHIDTAAQYGVQEEVGNALQSAMQAGVERKDLFITSKIWCTDLTPERVRPALNKTLQELQLDYLDLYLIHWPFRLNDGASRPPKAGDVLEFDMEGVWREMEKLVKENLVKDIGICNFTLAKLDKLLNVAQIRPSVCQMEMHPGWRNSKMLEACKDNGIHVTAYSPLGSSDGGRDLIHDQTVDRIAKKLNKSPGQVLVKWAIQRGTSVIPKSTNPNRIKENVVVFNWEVPPQDFKNLSNIPDQRRVLDGEDLFVNKSEGPLKSVEDIWDHED is encoded by the exons ATGGCAAAAACAGTTAAGCCACATGAACCAAAGACACATTCATTTAATCTCTTGAGTGGACATAGCATTCCTGCTATTGGATTAGGCACATGGAAATCTGGTTCAGAAGCTAGCAATTCTGTCTTCACAGCCATTGTTGAG GCTGGTTATAGACACATTGACACTGCTGCTCAGTATGGTGTTCAAGAAGAGGTTGGAAATGCACTTCAATCTGCCATGCAAGCAGGTGTGGAAAGGAAGGATCTGTTTATCACCTCCAAGATATG GTGCACTGACTTGACACCTGAAAGGGTAAGACCTGCACTCAACAAGACCCTTCAAGAACTCCAACTTGACTACCTTGATCTTTACTTG ATTCACTGGCCATTTCGGTTGAATGATGGGGCTAGCAGGCCTCCTAAAGCAGGAGATGTGTTGGAGTTTGACATGGAAGGAGTATGGAGAGAAATGGAGAAGCTTGTTAAGGAAAATCTTGTCAAAGACATTGGAATATGCAACTTCACTCTTGCTAAACTTGACAAGCTACTCAATGTTGCACAAATAAGGCCTTCTGTATGCCAG ATGGAGATGCATCCTGGATGGAGAAATAGTAAGATGCTTGAGGCTTGCAAGGACAACGGCATCCATGTTACG GCTTATTCACCCTTGGGATCATCAGATGGGGGGAGAGATTTGATCCATGATCAAACTGTTGATAGGATAGCCAAGAAATTGAACAAGAGTCCAGGGCAGGTGTTGGTGAAATGGGCCATCCAAAGAGGAACAAGTGTCATCCCTAAATCTACCAACCCAAATAGGATCAAAGAGAATGTGGTTGTTTTCAACTGGGAAGTTCCACCACAAGACTTCAAAAACCTTAGCAACATACCTGATCAG AGGAGAGTTTTGGATGGTGAAGACCTCTTTGTGAATAAGAGTGAAGGGCCATTGAAAAGTGTAGAAGATATTTGGGACCATGAAGATTAA
- the LOC131609428 gene encoding probable protein phosphatase 2C 65, producing the protein MGGCCSHDVSVRGKVESEGDDGEYDYEDEKSNDHVTYENDGSMVKLRGFSKAVSMYTQQGKKGINQDSMTVWEDYTGEQGMILCGVFDGHGPLGHKVSQFIRDNLPLKLAAAIKMAQQKANRYYDATDADTETFEDVHNVSNRRNNISLASWEGCFLKSFDEMDEHLAQEINTDSYCSGCTAVTLIKQGDQLIVGNLGDSRAILCTRDRDQLIPVQLTVDLKPDIPSEASRIFNCEGRVFAAEEEPDVYRIWMPDDDCPGLAMSRAFGDFCLKDYGLIAAPDVFYRKITKQDEFVVLATDGIWDVLTNSEVVNIVASAPRKSIAAKLLVKRAVRAWRYKYPGSKVDDCAAICLFLDDQPVLSHSQSSMNRKSRHHRSSKRAKSQRNEDNETVAGKVGVELDEEWKALGGLARANSISRLPRLARIMSKRQSSKRLNGS; encoded by the exons ATGGGTGGCTGTTGCAGCCACGATGTTTCTGTTCGAGGCAAAGTGGAAAGCGAGGGGGATGATGGAGAATATGATTATGAGGATGAGAAGAGTAATGATCATGTCACGTATGAAAATGATGGATCAATGGTTAAATTAAGAGGATTTTCCAAAGCTGTTTCTATGTATACTCAACAGGGTAAGAAAGGTATCAACCAAGATTCAATGACTGTTTGGGAG GATTATACCGGAGAACAAGGCATGATCTTATGTGGTGTGTTTGATGGTCATGGTCCTTTAGGCCACAAGGTTTCGCAGTTTATTCGCGACAATCTACCGTTAAAACTGGCTGCAGCAATCAAAATGGCGCAACAGAAAGCCAACAGGTACTATGATGCGACCGATGCAGATACCGAGACTTTTGAGGATGTCCACAACGTTAGTAACCGTCGCAATAACATATCGCTTGCTTCGTGGGAAGGATGTTTTCTGAAATCGTTCGATGAAATGGATGAACATCTCGCTCAGGAAATTAATACTGATAGCTATTGTAGCGGTTGCACGGCTGTAACTTTAATTAAACAG GGTGACCAGTTGATAGTTGGAAATTTGGGTGATTCTCGCGCAATTCTTTGTACAAGGGATAGAGATCAACTTATACCTGTTCAACTTACCGTTGATTTAAAACCCGATATTCCAA GTGAAGCTTCGAGAATCTTTAACTGTGAAGGAAGGGTTTTCGCTGCGGAAGAAGAACCAGATGTATACAGAATATGGATGCCTGATGATGACTGTCCTGGACTAGCCATGTCAAGAGCCTTCGGAGATTTTTGCTTAAAAGATTATGGCCTAATTGCAGCTCCAGATGTGTTTTACAGAAAAATTACCAAACAAGATGAATTTGTTGTCTTGGCAACTGATGGG atatGGGATGTGCTGACAAACAGTGAAGTAGTAAACATAGTTGCTTCGGCGCCAAGGAAGTCCATCGCAGCAAAGTTGTTAGTAAAGCGCGCTGTGAGGGCATGGAGATACAAGTATCCGGGATCAAAGGTCGACGATTGTGCAGCCATATGTTTGTTTCTTGATGATCAACCTGTTTTGTCGCATTCTCAATCGAGTATGAATAGAAAAAGTCGACATCATCGCAGCAGCAAGCGCGCGAAATCACAGAGAAACGAAGACAACGAAACCGTGGCAGGAAAAGTTGGTGTTGAACTGGATGAAGAATGGAAAGCTCTTGGAGGGTTAGCTAGAGCAAACTCAATATCAAGACTTCCAAGGCTTGCTAGAATTATGAGTAAAAGACAATCATCTAAGCGACTTAATGGAAGTTGA